One Ranitomeya imitator isolate aRanImi1 chromosome 1, aRanImi1.pri, whole genome shotgun sequence DNA window includes the following coding sequences:
- the FST gene encoding follistatin isoform X2: MLHRPGLLGLLVTMSLNHFMGDHTVQAGNCWLQQSKNGRCQTLYRTELSKEECCKTGRLGTSWTEEDVPNSTLFKWMIFNGGAPHCIPCKETCENVDCGPGKKCKMNKKNKPRCVCAPDCSNITWKGPVCGLDGKTYKDECALLKAKCKGIPELDVQYQGKCKKTCRDVLCPGTSTCVVDQTNNAYCVTCHRHCPEPTYPEQYLCGNDGITYASACHLRKATCLLGRSIGLAYEGKCIKAKSCEDIKCSFSKKCLWDSRVGRGRCAVCEDYCPDSKSDEAVCASDNTTYPSECAMKQAACSLGVLLEVKHSGSCN, from the exons CTGGGAACTGTTGGCTACAGCAATCCAAGAATGGCCGATGCCAGACCCTGTACAGGACTGAACTGAGCAAAGAGGAATGCTGCAAAACTGGCAGACTGGGCACGTCCTGGACGGAGGAAGACGTACCCAACAGCACGCTATTCAAATGGATGATATTCAACGGAGGAGCGCCGCACTGCATACCCTGCAAAG AAACGTGTGAAAACGTGGATTGTGGACCCGGGAAAAAATGTAAAATGAATAAGAAAAATAAGCCAAGGTGCGTTTGTGCTCCGGACTGCTCCAACATCACCTGGAAAGGCCCCGTGTGTGGGCTGGATGGCAAAACCTACAAGGACGAGTGCGCCCTGCTCAAGGCCAAATGCAAAGGGAtcccagagctggatgtgcagtacCAAGGCAAATGCAAAA AGACGTGCAGAGATGTCCTATGTCCGGGCACCTCCACGTGTGTGGTGGACCAAACCAATAATGCCTACTGTGTGACGTGTCACCGGCACTGCCCGGAGCCCACCTACCCGGAGCAATACCTATGCGGAAATGATGGGATTACGTATGCCAGTGCCTGTCATCTGCGGAAAGCAACCTGTCTCCTGGGCAGGTCTATTGGATTGGCGTACGAAGGAAAATGCATAA AGGCGAAGTCGTGTGAAGATATCAAGTGCAGCTTCAGTAAGAAATGCCTGTGGGACAGCCGAGTGGGCAGAGGGCGCTGCGCGGTGTGCGAAGATTACTGCCCGGACAGCAAGTCTGATGAAGCGGTTTGCGCCAGTGATAACACCACCTACCCCAGCGAGTGCGCCATGAAGCAGGCAGCCTGCTCGTTGGGTGTACTTTTGGAAGTCAAACACTCCGGATCTTGCAACT GA
- the FST gene encoding follistatin isoform X1, whose translation MLHRPGLLGLLVTMSLNHFMGDHTVQAGNCWLQQSKNGRCQTLYRTELSKEECCKTGRLGTSWTEEDVPNSTLFKWMIFNGGAPHCIPCKETCENVDCGPGKKCKMNKKNKPRCVCAPDCSNITWKGPVCGLDGKTYKDECALLKAKCKGIPELDVQYQGKCKKTCRDVLCPGTSTCVVDQTNNAYCVTCHRHCPEPTYPEQYLCGNDGITYASACHLRKATCLLGRSIGLAYEGKCIKAKSCEDIKCSFSKKCLWDSRVGRGRCAVCEDYCPDSKSDEAVCASDNTTYPSECAMKQAACSLGVLLEVKHSGSCNSINEDPEDEEEEEDPDYSFPLSSVHW comes from the exons CTGGGAACTGTTGGCTACAGCAATCCAAGAATGGCCGATGCCAGACCCTGTACAGGACTGAACTGAGCAAAGAGGAATGCTGCAAAACTGGCAGACTGGGCACGTCCTGGACGGAGGAAGACGTACCCAACAGCACGCTATTCAAATGGATGATATTCAACGGAGGAGCGCCGCACTGCATACCCTGCAAAG AAACGTGTGAAAACGTGGATTGTGGACCCGGGAAAAAATGTAAAATGAATAAGAAAAATAAGCCAAGGTGCGTTTGTGCTCCGGACTGCTCCAACATCACCTGGAAAGGCCCCGTGTGTGGGCTGGATGGCAAAACCTACAAGGACGAGTGCGCCCTGCTCAAGGCCAAATGCAAAGGGAtcccagagctggatgtgcagtacCAAGGCAAATGCAAAA AGACGTGCAGAGATGTCCTATGTCCGGGCACCTCCACGTGTGTGGTGGACCAAACCAATAATGCCTACTGTGTGACGTGTCACCGGCACTGCCCGGAGCCCACCTACCCGGAGCAATACCTATGCGGAAATGATGGGATTACGTATGCCAGTGCCTGTCATCTGCGGAAAGCAACCTGTCTCCTGGGCAGGTCTATTGGATTGGCGTACGAAGGAAAATGCATAA AGGCGAAGTCGTGTGAAGATATCAAGTGCAGCTTCAGTAAGAAATGCCTGTGGGACAGCCGAGTGGGCAGAGGGCGCTGCGCGGTGTGCGAAGATTACTGCCCGGACAGCAAGTCTGATGAAGCGGTTTGCGCCAGTGATAACACCACCTACCCCAGCGAGTGCGCCATGAAGCAGGCAGCCTGCTCGTTGGGTGTACTTTTGGAAGTCAAACACTCCGGATCTTGCAACT CCATTAATGAAGATCCTGAGgacgaagaggaagaggaagaCCCCGACTACAGCTTCCCATTATCTTCAGTCCACTGGTAA